Within the Thermosynechococcus sichuanensis E542 genome, the region GGCGTATTTGGCAAGTCGGGAACCGGCAAGTCCTTTTTGACGCGGCTACTGCTGTCGGGGATTATCCGCAAACAGGCGGCGGTGAACTTGATTTTTGATATGCACTCAGAGTATGGCTGGGAAGCAACCCGTGAAGGCAAACAACTGAGTACTGTTAAAGGATTGCGGCAACTGTTTCCCCGCCAAGTAAAGATCTATACCCTTGACCCTGAATCTACCCAACGGCGAGGGGTGCGTGATGCCCAAGAACTGTACATTGGCTTTGATCAAATTGAGGTGGAAGACTTGGCCTTGGTGCAAGCAGAACTCAATCTCTCGGAGGCCAGTCTTGAAAATGCCATTATTCTGCGCAATGAGTTTGGCAAGGGCTGGATTAGTCGTCTTTTGGTGATGACAAATCAGGAGATTCAGGAGTTTTGCGAAACCAAGATGGGCAGCAAAGCCTCGATCATGGCGCTGCAACGGAAACTGACACGGCTAGAACAACTGAAGTATCTCCGCAACACCTGTACCAAGAACTACATTGGCCAGATTTTGGACACCCTTGCGGCGGGTCAACATGTGGTGATTGAGTTTGGCTCCCAAGCAAATATGCTCTCCTATATGCTGGCGACGAATATTATTGCCCGCCGCATTCACCAAGCCTACGTGCAGCAGTCGGAGGTGTTTCTGCAAACCAAAAATCCCAGCGATCGCCCACGTCAACTGGTGATTACGATTGAAGAAGCCCATCGTTTCTTGGATCCAGCGACGGTGAAACAAACCATTTTTGGCACGATCGCCCGCGAAATGCGTAAGTACTTTGTCACGCTCCTTGTTGTAGATCAGCGCCCTTCAGGGATTGACAGCGAGATCATGTCACAAATTGGCACCCGTATCACCGCACTCCTCAACGATGAAAAGGACATCGAGGCCATCTTCACTGGGGTGGCGGGTTCACAGCAGTTGCGCTCCG harbors:
- a CDS encoding helicase HerA domain-containing protein, which translates into the protein MTAQQLGIVIQGSLSQGLEVRLSGNVSVEELRVGQFLVVQGQRSRFFCLLTDVALGTANPRILLNPPALEDTFLQEVLAGTGTFATLSVAPMLMILKDEQDLLPVKTIPAHFSPVYEASERDFRAVFGWEDDPQRRNFAIGTPLDMQVPICLDLDRFVERSNGVFGKSGTGKSFLTRLLLSGIIRKQAAVNLIFDMHSEYGWEATREGKQLSTVKGLRQLFPRQVKIYTLDPESTQRRGVRDAQELYIGFDQIEVEDLALVQAELNLSEASLENAIILRNEFGKGWISRLLVMTNQEIQEFCETKMGSKASIMALQRKLTRLEQLKYLRNTCTKNYIGQILDTLAAGQHVVIEFGSQANMLSYMLATNIIARRIHQAYVQQSEVFLQTKNPSDRPRQLVITIEEAHRFLDPATVKQTIFGTIAREMRKYFVTLLVVDQRPSGIDSEIMSQIGTRITALLNDEKDIEAIFTGVAGSQQLRSVLAKLDSKQQALVLGHAVPMPVVIQTRSYDETFYAEIGDRDWEELPTPMLLEAAQAAKSDLGI